Part of the Oscillatoria salina IIICB1 genome, ATCGAAACCAGAGTCCCTCTTCCATTACTTTCTGCTCTAAGCACCATTAAATTATTTTAAAGGTAATTGCCACTGTATCGTCCAACATTGAGGAGAGCGAGTAGCGATCGCCAAAATCTCTTGAGAAAACAAAAAGCAGTTGAAATCTCCTCTCAAAGATTTCAACTGCTGTGGGATTAACTTGAAACACTTTTAGCTCAAGCTCTTACTCAGCAAGCAACCAACCTCTAGTCTTCATACACGCGACACTCAGCAGCTTCAGGATTCTCATCACAGTATTGTTGCAGAGAATTTCTCTTTGGCTGCTTTTCCTTTTGATGCGCTGCTTCCGCTTGCAATTCTTCCACAGCATCCCAAGCAGCAGCACATTCAGCAGACTCAGATCCCTGAGTTCCACAAACGTTTTTAGCTTCCTGGCGTTCTTGTTCGATTTGTTCTTGTATGTTGCTCATGCTTATTCTTGTCCGAATTACTGGTTATTTACAAGAAGTTTTGCTAGTTTAGACCATTTTTTGTGATTTTACCAATGCTAAAATCTAGCATCGAGCGGCAGAGTTTTTGCCTAATCCCGGTCAGGTATTGTTTCGGCTTTACTCGTACTCGGCTCACTGGAGAGCGATTTTCCCTAACAGAGTTACCAACTTAACTGTTGGCACTAAGCAATACCGACTCGCTGCCCTGATTCTATCATTAGCGAATAGCTAGCCTGCTCTGTACCAAGTTGTAAACCTTTGTCCAGATTGCAGTTTTGACCACACTCTTGTCTAGTGAGTCTCGTTAAGATTAAATTAAGCTTCAATTGACTTATTTTTAGTTTCCTTACTTGAAAACTCATCAGCCGATTAACTTAATTTGCCAATGGCTAGTCAGATCCAATGGATAAATGCCTTATCAACCCGTGCTTCTCTCGAAGCAGCAGTCAAAGAAGTAGTTACCCGTATTCAGCAGTCTTTATCTGCTCCACCTGAGTTGGGTATCGTTTTTATCTCGTCAGCTTATGCTAGTGACTATTCTCGTCTTGTCCCCTTACTCATCGAAGAATTACCTTTACCAGTCTTGATTGGTTGCGGCGGTGC contains:
- a CDS encoding Calvin cycle protein CP12, with translation MSNIQEQIEQERQEAKNVCGTQGSESAECAAAWDAVEELQAEAAHQKEKQPKRNSLQQYCDENPEAAECRVYED